A genomic region of Anas acuta chromosome 1, bAnaAcu1.1, whole genome shotgun sequence contains the following coding sequences:
- the MRPS33 gene encoding small ribosomal subunit protein mS33 isoform X1 has translation MSLALPPHSAAAMAAAAPHAGAALRQAPRMRRAERAAGRSTCLCVSPRSQEMSSVSNYALRMARLSAQIFGEVVRPTDTKSMKVVKLFSEQPLAKKKEVYSWYPPHNTYYALMKKLRYFGLYRDEHQDFKEEMRRLKKLRGKEKPKKGEGKRALKKK, from the exons ATGTCCCTCGCCCTGCCGCCACACAGCGCAGCCGCCATGGCAGCCGCCGCCCCTCACGCAGGCGCCGCGCTGAGGCAGGCGCCGCGCATGCGCCGTGCGGAGCGCGCTGCCG GAAGGTCCACCTGCCTATGTGTGTCCCCTCGTTCTCAGGAAATGTCCAGCGTTTCCAATTACGCCCTTCGAATGGCCCGTCTGAGTGCTCAGATCTTTGGAGAAGTTGTCAGGCCAACTGACACAAAATCTATGAAAGTAGTGAAGTTATTCAGTGAGCAGCCCTTAGCCAAAAAGAAGGAGGTCTACAGCTGGTATCCTCCTCACAACACCTACTATGCCCTCATGAAGAAACTCCGCTACTTTGGTCTCTACAG GGATGAGCATCAAGACTTTAAAGAGGAGATGAGGCGGTTGAAAAAGCTCCGTGGGAAGGAAAAACcaaagaagggagaaggaaagagagctCTCAAGAAGAAATAG
- the MRPS33 gene encoding small ribosomal subunit protein mS33 isoform X2: MSSVSNYALRMARLSAQIFGEVVRPTDTKSMKVVKLFSEQPLAKKKEVYSWYPPHNTYYALMKKLRYFGLYRDEHQDFKEEMRRLKKLRGKEKPKKGEGKRALKKK; this comes from the exons ATGTCCAGCGTTTCCAATTACGCCCTTCGAATGGCCCGTCTGAGTGCTCAGATCTTTGGAGAAGTTGTCAGGCCAACTGACACAAAATCTATGAAAGTAGTGAAGTTATTCAGTGAGCAGCCCTTAGCCAAAAAGAAGGAGGTCTACAGCTGGTATCCTCCTCACAACACCTACTATGCCCTCATGAAGAAACTCCGCTACTTTGGTCTCTACAG GGATGAGCATCAAGACTTTAAAGAGGAGATGAGGCGGTTGAAAAAGCTCCGTGGGAAGGAAAAACcaaagaagggagaaggaaagagagctCTCAAGAAGAAATAG